In the genome of Triticum urartu cultivar G1812 chromosome 5, Tu2.1, whole genome shotgun sequence, one region contains:
- the LOC125507097 gene encoding uncharacterized protein LOC125507097 has product MATSPSSSTPVGGSPFSSSPPFSRTATSPSTSTLVGESSSSPPVKLVATKENTSVLTERPRRKGRRNRRDTPTAVMFPPGSVEGRQQPQERRSSLPVKIRSSNTKQRMALSLSQPVDQVGGRFSALVYALPLFGHLFLLGFA; this is encoded by the exons ATGGCCACCTCGCCTTCTTCCTCCACGCCGGTCGGCGGATCACCTTTTTCCTCGTCCCCGCCGTTCAGTCGCACGGCCACCTCGCCTTCTACCTCCACGCTGGTCGGCGAATCGTCTTCCTCCCCGCCGGTCAAGTTAGTCGCCACTAAAGAAAATACGTCGGTTTTGACGGAAAGACCGAGGAGGAAGGGTCGACGAAATAGAAGAGACACTCCCACCGCCGTCATGTTCCCGCCGGGATCTGTTGAGGGCAGGCAGCAGCCACAAGAGAGGAGGTCATCCCTGCCGGTAAAGATCAGATCTTCTAATACAAAGCAGAGGATGGCACTCTCCCT GTCTCAGCCGGTGGATCAGGTCGGAGGCAGATTCTCTGCACTTGTGTATGCCCTACCTCTCTTTGGTCACCTGTTCTTACTT GGATTTGCCTGA